The following is a genomic window from Panthera uncia isolate 11264 chromosome B4, Puncia_PCG_1.0, whole genome shotgun sequence.
CATTTCAGTTTAGTTCTGTAATGTCaggaatttttcaaaaaaattaaaagatggacTGGAGCTTTTTCTTTGTGAATAGAAACTGGATGCCACAGTGATTCATGTGGGTTTTATTCCTGTTGTCTTGCCGTTCTCTTTGCACCTCTTATGCCTCAAAGGACAAGGACCCTGCTTGGGTTTTGAATAGAAGGCTTTATTCCAGTTaagatgttttcttctgttttaccactccatcttttttttttgtagccctTGATCCAGTGTTCCCTTGAGCCTTCATTGCAAAGTGACCTAATAGCTGTTGCAAGCTGGTTGTGTGCCCTTTGTCCGAAAGTTTGGGGGTTACATTTTCCTAGGACTTGTCTGCAGAGAGTAGGCAAGCACTTCCACTGGATgggcggtggggtggggaaggaaggatgcACATGCATACTTCGGAAGCAGTTGGATGCATGTCTGACTGGGATTCAGGTGGCTGGGCATGTCTGTCCTGTCGGCCAAGCTAAAAGACCAGTTTTCCTGTTTTGAATAACTATTCATTTACAGTTCTCTTCATAAAAATGGGTGTTGTaacattttctgtccttttactaAAGTCCTTTAGAAAGATGTACCTGTTCCCATTTTTGCAGATAATTTTAGAAGGTTGGAACTTTAAGTGATGttcatttagtaaaaaaaaaaaaaaaaaaaaaaaaacaacaaaacacataaaaggaGGGAATAACTTGTAACTTGTCCAGAGTCCTCAGATAATGTATGAAGCCTAAGGCTCCTACTTGACCATGTGTACTACCCCATACATTCatcaaaaaaaccctcaacagctGGGCCTGCATGGAGTggttatattttaagatttttcacaGGGGTTACAATATGACAGACCCCACCCCAATCAGGCACCAGGATAAAAGCAGGGACTTAAAACAACATCCCATTTCTTCAGCCTGAGCCATCACATGCTTTCACAATCTCCTAAACTCCCCCTAGGCCCTAAGCCAGGGCTTGGGCAGAGAAATGGAGGGACAAAGAAATTAGTTACATTGCCACCTGAGAAACCTCCGAGGGGAGGACCCAGCCTTAGCCTCCCTCCTCCCAAGTGCAAAACGTGTAAACAGAGTAAacgggggggaaaaaaaaagtgcagtctAAGtggctccctttcctcctccccagggTCAGGGGGGAAAGAGTATAGAGGAACATAAGAGGCAAGTCTGGCTTTTCTATTGCCTTACCGCTTGCTGAACATAATGGGGTGAAGCAGGAAGGGGCCAGTTTGCCCGCACCCACAGCTCTAGGGTAGTGCTTGTCCTTCACTTCCACAGCTGCCAGTATCCCTAGAGTTTCAGGTGAATTGGTCAGGGGTCAGACTCCCTTGAGCCTGACTTAAGGCTGGGACAGCCCCATCTTTCTCTGTTGATTATGTGGcgcttatatattatttatataaatatttctctatgtACAGGAATAAGAGTGGCTTTcatggagggagagaggctggaggctgCAAGGTTTCACCACTGTTGGAGTTGTCCAGTTCAGTGCTGTCACAGTCTGAGTCCTCAGAATTGGGAGGGCCCTGTGAAGAGTAGAAATGCAGTGAAGTGAGGCTCAGCATCTCTTGGCATTACAAAGAAAATAGATTCCTTCAAGATCCTTCACTGAGGTTTCTGTAACAGCCAGCAGTTCAGACTTCACTGCTTCAGATCTTTGCTCAGGCCATTACCAAGGCACCAGACTCCTGGTTTCAGGATTGCTCTTGGCTGCAATTTATACATACAAGCAACGCTGCTAACCTACTAACCATACTATGTGCTCTATCCTAGGGCCTCTCAAATTCTACCATGTGGATGTTTGCTCTTTGATAGGGAGGGAACTGGGCTCAGCTGCTGAGTGACTTGGAGGCTAAATACCTAGCTTTCTGGCCTCTGCTCCTGTTTACCCAGTAGATCCCAAATGACTAAGCATCTGCCCCTTAATACCTAGCTGTTTCTGTGACTTACCTGCTCCCCTCTGGGTAGGTCCTGGTGTGGGATGGATGAGGAGCTGGGTTCGGGGCCAGGAACCACCTCTGAAGCAGGTGGGTCCAGTGGGATTTCTGAGCCCTGGGAACACATGTCATCAGACCGCTCATCCGGCCGCTCATCCGTGTTGGTACTGCCAACTTCAGGTGTGCCACTGGGGGAAGGCTCACTGGCTGTGCCCTCCTCCCCATCAGATGGATTctctgagctgaaggtggatagTGACTGGCGCATGTTCAGACCCTGAGGCCACCTGTATGTTGGGGAGGCAGGGGCTACAGTGAGCATGCCTTGCAGCCCAAGAAGCAAGACCGTGTCACTGCCTCCTGTACTGTGTCGCTCACCTCTGGCTCGATGTCAGCTCTACCTCACTGTccacttctccttcctcttcctctgatgAGATGCCACGTTTCTACAGGAGAGATGGGACTGTGGTCAAAAGACGAGGTCAGCAAGGACTCGAGGAGGGAACGTAGTCATAAGGGTTAAGTAGGGAATGGTTTAAGATGAAAACCTAATATGGGAAATGAGTTACGGACTGGGGGTCCCAGGGAgaacaaggaaagggaaagagcttAGGAACCACCCCATACTTTACCTGGCTTCGGGTGACAGCAGCCCTGTACAGCAGTGCAGCTGGGGTCAAGTGTTGGGACCCAGCCCGGCTTCCTCCCCGTCCCGCTGTCCCTTCCCTTCCAGTTCCCAGCAGCCCTACGTCACCAGGCCCTACTGGTGGAGGTGGCTCCCCTTTGGCTCCCCCAGGTGAATCTGGGCTGGTGGAACCAGGTGCTGAGCCCTCACTCGGCGGGGTGTCTCCCCGGGCTGGAGGTGGTGAGCCAGGATCCCCTGCTCCCCCCGTGGCCCCTCGGCCCCGGGCTCCCAGTGCTGCTGACAGCAGATCCGGGGACGATGACGACATCTTTCGTAGCAGGAGGTCATGGTGGAGCCCACGGAGGGCTGGAGGGCAGGCCTCCCAGGCTGAGGGTCCCCCTCCTAGCCCCCCTGGGCTTCCTGGTCCCCCAGGTTCATGGGGCGGCAAAGCTGCACGAAGCCCAGGCAGGTCTCCGCAGCTGCCCTTGGCGCTGGCCTTGCGGTGACGAGTCTTCCCACGGCGAGTCCGTCCTGGCGAGGGAGGGCCCTTAGGACACCCAGGAAGCCCCACCCCACTCAGGGCAGCATCAAGTTTAGGTAGCAAAGATTCAGTCTTGAGGATATCTGGcctgggggaagagggaaaaagtaCAAGTCTGAGATTCACAAATTGACTCACTGAAAGCCCTCCCTAACCTTGGGTAGTACGAAGCACATCTCCCCACCTATAGATCAATCTTCCTGGCCTCCTTGACCTCTACCCATGCCTCCGGCATTCCCCCTACCATTCTTAAACCTTGGCACTTGTGAACTCTGGTCCCACCTTTTACTGTGAGGTGACAGTTTCTGTGGGACGTTCCTCTTCTTGATGAGCTTCTCCATCGTGTTCCCATGCAGGAGGCCTCGGGAAGGGTGTGACTTCAGCAGACCTGGGCACCTCCTCTCTAAAGCTTGTTCCCTCCTAAAGACCAGACACCTCAGTTGGGCATGTGGTCAGAAAGGGGGACCCAGGCTCAAGAGGTTCACTGCGTCACACACTGCTCCACGAAGACTGGAGATCTGGTGCACGGGGAGCACGTGGTTACCTGAGCAACTCCCGCTCCTTGAGCTCCAGCTGCAGCATGAGGGCATTAAGTTCCATGTACAGGTTGTTGGCTCTCTCCAACTTCCTTTCATAGTGCTCCCTGATGTCCAAGGCGTGTCTGAAACAGGCAGAAGGGTCTCCCGGGTGACCTAGCGTCACCTGGTGCCGTAATCTGTCCCAGTCTCTGGGAACTGGTCCACGGTCCCTGCTGTCCAGACAGAAGGTGTCCCCTTCCCAGACACAGGCACACACCTGAGCTCCTCCCGCCTCCGCATCACCAGCTCCTCTTCTAGGCGGTGCAGACAGGTCCCTTCTgacttaattttttcaaagtgCAGCTTTACCTCTTCGCGCCACTCTGCCTAGGGGGTGGACAGACAATGAGGGGTGAGGGACCGACCTCACACCTGTAGGAAGCCTATACAGGTGCTGCCCTGCCACAGACCAGGAGCAAGAGGGGAGTAGGCGTAGGACTGGTCAAGATGGGGTCTcggcccttccctgcctccccacaggGCAGGAGTTGAGGTATTCCTTTTCCACCCATAGCACACCTGGGACTTAAAGTAA
Proteins encoded in this region:
- the MAP3K12 gene encoding mitogen-activated protein kinase kinase kinase 12, producing MACLHETRTPSPSFGGFVSTLSEASMRKLDPDTSDCTPEKDLTPTQCVLRDVVPLSGQGGGGPSPSPGGEPPPEPFANSVLQLHEQDAGGPGGATGSPESRASRVRADEVRLQCQSGSGFLEGLFGCLRPVWTMIGKAYSTEHKQQQEDLWEVPFEEILDLQWVGSGAQGAVFLGRFHGEEVAVKKVRDLKETDIKHLRKLKHPNIITFKGVCTQAPCYCILMEFCAQGQLYEVLRAGRPVTPSLLVDWSMGIAGGMNYLHLHKIIHRDLKSPNMLITYDDVVKISDFGTSKELSDKSTKMSFAGTVAWMAPEVIRNEPVSEKVDIWSFGVVLWELLTGEIPYKDVDSSAIIWGVGSNSLHLPVPSSCPDGFKILLRQCWNSKPRNRPSFRQILLHLDIASADVLSTPQETYFKSQAEWREEVKLHFEKIKSEGTCLHRLEEELVMRRREELRHALDIREHYERKLERANNLYMELNALMLQLELKERELLRREQALERRCPGLLKSHPSRGLLHGNTMEKLIKKRNVPQKLSPHSKRPDILKTESLLPKLDAALSGVGLPGCPKGPPSPGRTRRGKTRHRKASAKGSCGDLPGLRAALPPHEPGGPGSPGGLGGGPSAWEACPPALRGLHHDLLLRKMSSSSPDLLSAALGARGRGATGGAGDPGSPPPARGDTPPSEGSAPGSTSPDSPGGAKGEPPPPVGPGDVGLLGTGREGTAGRGGSRAGSQHLTPAALLYRAAVTRSQKRGISSEEEEGEVDSEVELTSSQRWPQGLNMRQSLSTFSSENPSDGEEGTASEPSPSGTPEVGSTNTDERPDERSDDMCSQGSEIPLDPPASEVVPGPEPSSSSIPHQDLPRGEQGPPNSEDSDCDSTELDNSNSGETLQPPASLPP